In one Aggregicoccus sp. 17bor-14 genomic region, the following are encoded:
- the tadA gene encoding tRNA adenosine(34) deaminase TadA: MDEAFMQQALALAQEAAALGEVPVGAVAVHDGKVVGTGYNRREIDRDPLAHAEVLALNQAARTLGCWRLSGVTLYVTLEPCAMCAGAMVQARVSRLVFGTLDPKAGAVGSLYNLVEEPRHNHRLQVTSGILADDCRLLLKTFFGALRQKKRDI; encoded by the coding sequence ATGGACGAAGCCTTCATGCAGCAAGCGCTCGCGCTGGCGCAGGAGGCCGCCGCTCTCGGGGAGGTCCCCGTCGGAGCCGTGGCCGTCCATGACGGCAAGGTCGTGGGGACCGGCTACAACCGCCGGGAGATCGACCGCGACCCGCTCGCTCACGCAGAGGTGCTCGCGCTGAACCAGGCGGCCCGGACGCTCGGGTGCTGGCGGCTGAGCGGGGTCACGCTGTACGTGACCCTCGAGCCGTGCGCGATGTGCGCCGGAGCCATGGTGCAGGCGCGGGTGAGCCGGCTCGTCTTCGGGACCTTGGATCCCAAGGCCGGCGCCGTGGGCAGCCTGTACAACCTGGTCGAGGAGCCGCGGCACAACCACCGGCTCCAGGTGACGAGTGGCATCCTGGCGGACGACTGCCGCCTCCTTCTCAAGACCTTCTTCGGCGCCCTGCGCCAGAAGAAGCGTGACATCTGA
- a CDS encoding mannosyltransferase, producing MHAPLPTPGPPARARLLLLCAGALLPAALAVAQLGRVHPDEVYQFLEPAWHRAHGYGVLAWEWREGLRNWALPLLASWLLRLAALLGLDHPLAYRALLALPQAALHGAVLAAAYRSSLRRTGSGAAALLATALLALYGPVLVFAGRTLGESFSAAFLVLAVCALDGAPREGNAQELRHGLWGGLWLGLSVVARYGSAVFVLAALAWLAAARRLRALGGVLLAGGAVAAGLAALDAWSWGAPLHSLLAYLRFNVLSDGAVRQFGAQPPGFYLAPLALALPLWGLLALPAATRSLRARHLALAPVMALAYLAAVAATPHKEDRFLYPALVLLALAAAPAAASALRSLGSARARTGGALAALLLGLLPLWGYPALDLRGDQLRAIVRASRGGATGLLIVNEGLWGAGGFFYLGRPIPWTTCDWPRDAAFQGALADPRFNRAVTFEGRALAELQAGGFRVVGQEGRETLLAR from the coding sequence ATGCACGCGCCCCTGCCCACCCCCGGCCCTCCTGCCCGCGCGCGCCTGCTGCTGCTCTGCGCCGGGGCGCTGCTGCCCGCGGCGCTCGCGGTGGCCCAGCTGGGCCGCGTGCACCCGGACGAGGTGTACCAGTTCCTCGAGCCCGCCTGGCACCGCGCCCACGGCTACGGGGTGCTCGCGTGGGAGTGGCGCGAGGGGCTGCGCAACTGGGCCCTGCCGCTGCTCGCCTCGTGGCTGCTGCGGCTCGCCGCGCTGCTCGGCCTGGACCACCCGCTCGCCTACCGCGCCCTGCTCGCGCTGCCGCAGGCCGCGCTGCACGGCGCGGTGCTCGCCGCGGCCTACCGCTCCTCGCTGAGGCGCACCGGGTCCGGCGCCGCGGCGCTGCTCGCCACTGCGCTGCTCGCCCTGTACGGCCCGGTGCTGGTCTTCGCGGGGCGCACCCTGGGGGAGTCCTTCTCCGCCGCCTTCCTCGTGCTCGCGGTGTGCGCGCTGGACGGCGCCCCGCGCGAGGGGAACGCGCAGGAGCTCCGGCACGGGCTCTGGGGAGGCCTGTGGCTGGGGCTCTCGGTGGTGGCGCGCTACGGCTCCGCCGTCTTCGTGCTCGCCGCGCTCGCGTGGCTCGCCGCGGCGCGCCGCCTGCGCGCGCTGGGCGGGGTGCTGCTCGCCGGAGGCGCGGTCGCCGCGGGGCTCGCGGCGCTGGACGCGTGGAGCTGGGGCGCGCCACTGCACTCGCTGCTCGCCTACCTGCGCTTCAACGTCCTCTCGGACGGCGCCGTGCGCCAGTTCGGCGCCCAGCCGCCCGGCTTCTACCTCGCGCCGCTCGCGCTCGCGCTGCCCCTCTGGGGCCTGCTCGCGCTGCCCGCCGCCACGCGCTCCCTGCGCGCGCGCCACCTCGCGCTCGCCCCCGTCATGGCGCTCGCCTACCTCGCGGCGGTCGCGGCCACCCCGCACAAGGAGGACCGCTTCCTCTACCCCGCGCTGGTGCTGCTCGCGCTCGCCGCGGCGCCGGCCGCCGCGAGCGCACTGCGCTCACTCGGCTCGGCGCGGGCGCGGACGGGTGGGGCGCTCGCCGCGCTCCTGCTCGGGCTGCTGCCGCTGTGGGGCTATCCCGCGCTGGACCTGCGCGGAGACCAGCTCCGCGCCATCGTGCGCGCGAGCCGCGGCGGCGCCACCGGCCTGCTCATCGTGAACGAGGGGCTGTGGGGCGCCGGCGGCTTCTTCTACCTGGGCCGCCCCATCCCCTGGACGACGTGCGACTGGCCCCGGGATGCCGCCTTCCAGGGCGCGCTCGCCGACCCGCGCTTCAACCGCGCCGTCACCTTCGAGGGCCGCGCGCTCGCCGAGCTGCAGGCGGGGGGCTTCCGGGTGGTGGGGCAGGAGGGGCGCGAGACCCTGCTCGCCCGCTAG
- a CDS encoding NAD(P)/FAD-dependent oxidoreductase yields the protein MPAPHTSDVLIVGGGHNGLVSAVLLARRGLKVTVLEEKEQVGGAAKTEYPFGRAPRLGVSTGAYLLGLAPPELLRELGLKLTLKRRDPHYFLPTLDKRYLLFGSDEREMHRQFVAFFSEEDWRANSELNAELAQLREDVAPAWLRAPVSVEETAERYIRPALRERFVRLCRGTAREYLERFGFRSDLLKAMYAVTDAFSGLDGGYDTPGTGMNLLVHNMCRLPGSGGTWMIVEGGMGAVTQGLAGLARSHGAELRTGAKVARILTQAGSVQGVALESGEELRAPVVLSNADPFRTFGLLSEDALPDEYRARVEAMSAPGTTMKVNLALKGLPRFTCLPEDRGQFGPTIHLLPQEDPLGALQRAYADTRAGRLTEFPSIEWYIHTTVDPTLRDPEGHHNSALFVEWVPEKLTGTTWEAEEQRYVKQLLAVCDRFAPGTSDLVVDTFALTPPKIEKHFGISRGHIHHVDNKLGFSDRLPYETPVAGLYFCSAGCHPAGSVIGAAGHNAANVVLQALGR from the coding sequence ATGCCCGCTCCCCACACGTCGGATGTCCTCATCGTCGGCGGAGGCCACAACGGTCTGGTGAGCGCGGTGCTGCTCGCGCGCCGCGGCCTCAAGGTCACGGTGCTGGAGGAGAAGGAGCAGGTGGGCGGGGCCGCGAAGACGGAGTACCCGTTCGGGCGCGCCCCGCGGCTCGGCGTGTCCACGGGCGCCTACCTGCTGGGGCTCGCCCCGCCCGAGCTCTTGCGGGAGCTGGGGCTGAAGCTCACGCTCAAGCGCCGCGACCCGCACTACTTCCTGCCCACGCTGGACAAGCGCTACCTGCTCTTCGGCTCGGACGAGCGCGAGATGCACCGGCAGTTCGTCGCGTTCTTCTCCGAGGAGGACTGGCGCGCGAACAGCGAGCTCAACGCGGAGCTCGCGCAGCTGCGCGAGGACGTGGCGCCCGCGTGGCTGCGGGCCCCGGTGAGCGTGGAGGAGACGGCCGAGCGCTACATCCGCCCGGCCCTGCGCGAGCGCTTCGTGCGCCTGTGCCGCGGCACCGCGCGCGAGTACCTGGAGCGCTTCGGGTTCCGCTCGGACCTGCTCAAGGCGATGTACGCGGTGACGGACGCGTTCAGCGGCCTGGACGGCGGCTACGACACGCCGGGCACCGGGATGAACCTGCTCGTCCACAACATGTGCCGGCTTCCGGGCAGCGGCGGCACGTGGATGATCGTGGAGGGCGGCATGGGCGCCGTGACGCAGGGGCTCGCCGGGCTCGCGCGCTCGCACGGGGCCGAGCTGCGCACGGGCGCGAAGGTGGCGCGCATCCTCACGCAGGCAGGCAGCGTGCAGGGCGTGGCGCTCGAGAGCGGCGAGGAGCTGCGCGCGCCGGTGGTGCTCTCCAACGCGGACCCCTTCCGCACCTTCGGGCTGCTCTCCGAGGACGCGCTGCCGGACGAGTACCGCGCGCGCGTGGAGGCGATGAGCGCGCCGGGCACCACGATGAAGGTGAACCTGGCGCTCAAGGGGCTGCCGCGCTTCACCTGCCTGCCGGAGGACCGCGGGCAGTTCGGCCCCACCATCCACCTGCTGCCGCAGGAGGACCCGCTCGGGGCGCTGCAGCGCGCGTACGCGGACACGCGCGCCGGCCGGCTCACCGAGTTCCCCTCCATCGAGTGGTACATCCACACCACCGTGGACCCCACCCTGCGCGACCCCGAGGGGCACCACAACTCCGCCCTCTTCGTGGAGTGGGTGCCGGAGAAGCTCACGGGTACCACCTGGGAGGCCGAGGAGCAGCGCTACGTGAAGCAGCTGCTCGCCGTGTGCGACCGCTTCGCCCCCGGCACCAGCGACCTGGTGGTGGACACCTTCGCGCTCACGCCGCCGAAGATCGAGAAGCACTTCGGCATCAGCCGCGGCCACATCCACCACGTGGACAACAAGCTCGGCTTCAGCGACCGGCTCCCCTACGAGACGCCCGTGGCGGGGCTCTACTTCTGCAGCGCGGGGTGTCACCCGGCCGGCAGCGTGATCGGCGCGGCCGGGCACAACGCGGCGAACGTGGTGCTCCAGGCGCTGGGGCGGTAG
- the dnaX gene encoding DNA polymerase III subunit gamma/tau has product MSYLVLARKWRPQTFDDMTGQEHVVRTVANAIKQDRVAHAYLFCGPRGVGKTTAARLLAKALNCEKGPTPEPCGVCRACTEIAAGTSVDVAEIDGASNNGVENVREIRENAKYLPQRDRHKIYIIDEVHMLSGAAFNALLKTLEEPPGHVKFIFATTEAHKLPDTILSRCQRHNFRRIPAAVMLQRLKHICTEEKAGISDRALSMVVRQSEGGMRDALSLLDQILSACGSEPTDEAVAEALGTIDRGVVQDFAEALVRKDAARVLERVEDVFNRGVDLKRLAEELALQLRHLFVAKTLGQAPAELAESEQKALVALAAEADAAQISRLFDVVHGCVYDVSRAAQPRLALEMALLKAIQLSPAGSIPELLARVDRLAGGLGAKPASAGASGGRSASGPFRA; this is encoded by the coding sequence ATGAGCTACCTCGTCCTGGCGCGTAAGTGGCGCCCCCAGACCTTCGACGACATGACGGGCCAGGAGCACGTGGTCCGCACGGTGGCCAACGCCATCAAGCAGGATCGCGTCGCGCACGCGTACCTGTTCTGCGGCCCGCGCGGGGTGGGCAAGACGACGGCCGCCCGCCTGCTGGCCAAGGCGCTCAACTGCGAGAAGGGCCCCACCCCGGAGCCCTGCGGCGTGTGCCGCGCCTGCACCGAGATCGCCGCGGGCACCAGCGTGGACGTGGCGGAGATCGACGGCGCGAGCAACAACGGCGTCGAGAACGTGCGCGAGATCCGCGAGAACGCGAAGTACCTGCCGCAGCGCGACCGGCACAAGATCTACATCATCGACGAGGTGCACATGCTGTCCGGAGCGGCGTTCAACGCGCTGCTCAAGACGCTGGAGGAGCCGCCCGGGCACGTGAAGTTCATCTTCGCGACCACCGAGGCGCACAAGCTGCCGGACACCATCCTCAGCCGCTGCCAGCGCCACAACTTCCGCCGCATCCCGGCCGCCGTGATGCTGCAGCGCCTCAAGCACATCTGCACCGAGGAGAAGGCCGGCATCTCGGACCGCGCCCTGAGCATGGTGGTGCGCCAGAGCGAGGGCGGCATGCGCGATGCGCTCAGCCTGCTCGACCAGATCCTCTCCGCCTGCGGCTCCGAGCCCACGGACGAGGCCGTGGCCGAGGCGCTGGGCACCATCGACCGCGGCGTGGTGCAGGACTTCGCCGAGGCGCTGGTGCGCAAGGACGCCGCGCGCGTGCTCGAGCGCGTGGAGGACGTGTTCAACCGCGGCGTGGACCTGAAGCGGCTCGCCGAGGAGCTCGCCCTGCAGCTGCGCCACCTCTTCGTGGCGAAGACCCTGGGACAGGCGCCCGCGGAGCTCGCCGAGAGCGAGCAGAAGGCCCTGGTGGCGCTCGCCGCCGAGGCGGATGCCGCGCAGATCTCCCGCCTCTTCGACGTGGTGCACGGCTGCGTCTACGACGTCTCGCGCGCCGCCCAGCCGCGGCTCGCCCTGGAGATGGCCCTGCTCAAGGCCATCCAGCTCTCGCCCGCCGGCTCCATCCCCGAGCTGCTCGCGCGCGTGGACCGGCTCGCCGGTGGCCTCGGCGCCAAGCCCGCGTCTGCCGGAGCGTCCGGAGGTCGCTCCGCTTCGGGTCCCTTTCGCGCCTGA
- a CDS encoding DNA polymerase III subunit gamma/tau — translation MRAVNARSAAAEALQREEPSGEDERLFPEEGPAGGCASGECLPEAAAPEPAPASAPHGDPAAPAAAVALRAAAGGAAEPPAPRAPVSEAPAAAPARPSRDSPMQALTERWRSAVDTVRAASARHGASLAFGRLLWIRPGEVGVAYPAAMGFHRTTVTASAGRTIVERALSEHFGRPTKLVVEQAVDGVGATLSVAEEDQQQRSAHERSTEGKVRSHPAVRAALKFLGGEIEHIQVLEPARPAPPPTDGPEDGS, via the coding sequence GTGCGCGCGGTGAATGCGCGCAGCGCCGCCGCCGAGGCGCTCCAGCGCGAGGAGCCCTCGGGCGAGGACGAGCGCCTGTTCCCCGAGGAGGGGCCCGCAGGCGGCTGTGCCTCCGGCGAGTGCCTTCCCGAGGCCGCCGCTCCCGAGCCCGCTCCGGCCTCCGCTCCTCACGGAGATCCCGCAGCCCCCGCGGCGGCGGTGGCCCTGCGTGCGGCTGCGGGTGGAGCCGCCGAGCCCCCTGCTCCTCGTGCGCCCGTCTCCGAGGCGCCAGCCGCCGCCCCCGCCCGCCCCAGCCGCGACAGCCCGATGCAGGCGCTCACCGAGCGCTGGCGCTCCGCGGTGGACACGGTGCGCGCCGCGTCGGCGCGACACGGGGCCTCGCTCGCGTTCGGTCGCCTGCTCTGGATCCGTCCGGGCGAGGTGGGCGTGGCCTACCCCGCAGCCATGGGCTTCCACCGCACCACCGTCACCGCGAGCGCGGGCCGCACCATCGTGGAGCGCGCGCTGAGCGAGCACTTCGGCCGGCCCACGAAGCTCGTGGTCGAGCAGGCCGTGGACGGCGTGGGGGCGACCCTCAGCGTGGCCGAGGAGGACCAGCAGCAGCGCAGCGCCCACGAGCGCAGCACCGAGGGCAAGGTGCGCAGCCACCCGGCGGTGCGCGCGGCGCTGAAGTTCCTCGGCGGGGAGATCGAGCACATCCAGGTGCTCGAGCCTGCTCGCCCGGCTCCTCCGCCGACAGACGGTCCGGAAGACGGTTCCTAA
- a CDS encoding YbaB/EbfC family nucleoid-associated protein: MPGIDLNYFIRQANKLTEKIEARKKELAEETVEGKAGDGRVTVVANCVQEVKSIKIDPAVVDPNDMGMLEDLVTAAVNAALAGSRDHMQRELAKISGGIKIPGIT, from the coding sequence ATGCCCGGCATCGACCTGAACTACTTCATCCGACAGGCCAACAAGCTCACCGAGAAGATCGAGGCGCGCAAGAAGGAGCTCGCCGAGGAGACCGTGGAGGGCAAGGCCGGGGACGGCCGCGTGACCGTGGTCGCCAACTGCGTGCAGGAGGTCAAGAGCATCAAGATCGACCCCGCCGTGGTCGACCCCAACGACATGGGGATGCTCGAGGACCTGGTCACCGCAGCCGTGAACGCTGCCCTGGCGGGCAGCCGTGATCACATGCAGCGCGAGCTCGCGAAAATCTCCGGCGGCATCAAGATCCCCGGCATTACTTAA
- the recR gene encoding recombination mediator RecR — protein MTPDPLNRLVAQLAKLPGIGEKTAQRLAFHILRAPGEYAVDLSQAIREVKEKVHLCTRCFALTDSELCGFCRDTRRDERLLCVVESFADLMALERTREFKGRYHVLHGVLSPLEGVGPDQLRIKELLERLGDGKAEEIILATNPDVEGEATALYLTRLLKPMGLRLSRIAQGLPMGGDMEFADQATLAKALSARRDI, from the coding sequence ATGACCCCCGATCCTCTCAACCGACTCGTCGCCCAGCTGGCGAAGCTGCCGGGCATCGGCGAGAAGACCGCGCAGCGCCTGGCCTTCCACATCCTGCGCGCCCCCGGCGAGTACGCCGTGGACCTCTCGCAGGCCATCCGCGAGGTGAAGGAGAAGGTGCACCTGTGCACCCGCTGCTTCGCGCTCACGGACTCGGAGCTGTGCGGCTTCTGCCGCGACACGCGGCGCGACGAGCGCCTCCTGTGCGTGGTGGAGAGCTTCGCGGACTTGATGGCGCTGGAGCGCACGCGCGAGTTCAAGGGCCGCTACCACGTGCTGCACGGCGTGCTCAGCCCGCTCGAGGGCGTGGGGCCAGACCAGCTGCGCATCAAGGAGCTGCTCGAGCGGCTCGGGGACGGGAAGGCCGAGGAGATCATCCTCGCCACCAACCCGGACGTGGAGGGCGAGGCGACGGCCCTCTACCTCACCCGCCTGCTCAAGCCGATGGGCCTGCGCCTCAGCCGCATCGCGCAGGGCCTGCCGATGGGCGGCGACATGGAGTTCGCCGACCAGGCCACGCTCGCGAAGGCGCTCTCCGCCCGCCGCGACATCTGA
- a CDS encoding protein kinase → MSRPSSTALAQRLPGRVFGPFVLVRKLAEGGMAEVFLAKRVGTGGFEKAVVIKRLLRHLSALKDFVDMFHDEASLAARLAHPNIIHIEEPGFVDGYHFICMEYLAGEDLRSVLQQATLQEDDGLPLAVLLRVMVDAAHGLHHAHELGVVHRDVSPSNLFLTYQGQVKVLDFGIAKAESRLTQTNTGVVKGKYSYMAPEQARGGAVDRRADVFALGVSLYEALTGVRPFARDHELAVLNAVLSGQVVPPRQLRPELPAALEEIVLCAMAAEPEQRFATAAALAEALESFARGGTLLASTPQVAAYLRAAFGEEQVARRTRIPTVAMLLSGDGTSSEDTALELPGAGGAGRHGATAVLPTEPAAGSAAGAPEPEVPRAGAASTPAPAASPPHDAASVPWLPAAAEPPAELLARRGHAPAPAAGTAQRANATGDGAAAAAAPAARARAAVDPVAAAWAARGAGAAHASAPPASGSASSAGTHPSTRAPRDPSAPTPAYPLPAVGEPTASLAGPASGAAEAGGGDAAERALPVTRSSAHPAALAAAQGARSGDRPREPGSTAASSASPAPRRWSALLLGALVGGVLVAAGAALTVSRLEAPRSATPRAAPAPQAAAPEASGTVAAPPAAAQVAASETSGPAAAAPAPEAPAPATAQEATAPALAPARPARARPVVLDETVIRRVVSRGQARIMACFEAHKADLSEDSGEVRVQFDVLGSGRVEARTLGPLADTAVGRCLEEQVRHLRFPAHRDEKVTAVQPFAYRVTR, encoded by the coding sequence ATGTCCCGCCCGTCGTCCACAGCGCTCGCGCAGCGGCTCCCCGGCCGCGTCTTCGGCCCCTTCGTGCTGGTGCGCAAGCTCGCCGAGGGCGGGATGGCCGAGGTCTTCCTTGCCAAGCGCGTGGGCACGGGCGGCTTCGAGAAGGCGGTGGTGATCAAGCGCCTGCTGCGCCACCTCTCGGCGCTCAAGGACTTCGTGGACATGTTCCACGACGAGGCGTCGCTCGCCGCGCGCCTCGCGCACCCGAACATCATCCACATCGAAGAGCCGGGCTTCGTCGACGGCTACCACTTCATCTGCATGGAGTACCTCGCGGGCGAGGACCTGCGCTCGGTGCTGCAGCAGGCCACCCTCCAGGAGGACGACGGCCTGCCACTCGCGGTGCTGCTGCGGGTGATGGTGGACGCGGCGCACGGGCTGCACCACGCGCACGAGCTGGGGGTGGTGCACCGCGACGTCTCGCCCTCCAACCTCTTCCTCACCTACCAGGGGCAGGTGAAGGTGCTCGACTTCGGCATCGCCAAGGCCGAGTCGCGCCTCACCCAGACCAACACCGGGGTGGTGAAGGGCAAGTACAGCTACATGGCGCCGGAGCAGGCGCGCGGCGGGGCGGTGGACCGGCGCGCGGACGTGTTCGCGCTGGGCGTGAGCCTGTACGAGGCGCTCACCGGCGTGCGCCCCTTCGCGCGCGACCACGAGCTCGCGGTGCTCAACGCCGTGCTCAGCGGCCAGGTGGTGCCCCCGCGCCAGCTGCGCCCGGAGCTGCCCGCGGCGCTCGAGGAGATCGTGCTGTGCGCCATGGCCGCGGAGCCGGAGCAGCGCTTCGCCACGGCCGCGGCGCTCGCCGAGGCACTGGAGTCGTTTGCCCGCGGCGGCACCCTGCTCGCGAGCACCCCGCAGGTGGCGGCCTACCTGCGCGCCGCCTTCGGCGAGGAGCAGGTCGCGCGCCGCACCCGCATCCCCACCGTGGCCATGCTGCTGAGCGGGGACGGCACGTCGAGCGAGGACACCGCGCTCGAGCTGCCGGGAGCCGGGGGCGCGGGCCGTCACGGGGCCACGGCCGTGCTGCCCACCGAGCCCGCGGCGGGAAGCGCTGCCGGCGCGCCCGAGCCGGAGGTTCCGCGCGCCGGCGCCGCGAGCACGCCGGCTCCGGCCGCCTCGCCCCCGCACGACGCTGCCTCCGTCCCGTGGCTTCCCGCCGCGGCGGAGCCCCCGGCCGAGCTCCTCGCGCGGCGTGGGCACGCGCCTGCCCCGGCCGCGGGGACTGCGCAGCGGGCCAATGCGACTGGCGATGGAGCCGCCGCGGCTGCAGCTCCTGCGGCGCGCGCTCGCGCCGCCGTGGACCCGGTCGCCGCGGCCTGGGCCGCGCGCGGAGCGGGCGCCGCGCACGCCAGCGCGCCGCCCGCGTCCGGCTCGGCGTCGAGCGCTGGGACCCACCCGTCGACGCGCGCGCCTCGCGACCCGTCCGCGCCCACGCCTGCGTATCCGCTGCCCGCGGTGGGTGAACCCACGGCGTCTCTCGCGGGCCCTGCCTCCGGCGCCGCGGAAGCCGGGGGAGGGGATGCGGCAGAGCGCGCACTCCCGGTGACCCGGTCGAGCGCGCACCCGGCAGCGCTCGCGGCTGCGCAGGGCGCTCGCTCCGGGGACCGCCCGCGCGAGCCCGGCTCGACCGCAGCGTCCAGCGCTTCACCGGCGCCCCGCCGCTGGAGCGCGCTGCTGCTGGGTGCGCTGGTGGGCGGCGTGCTCGTCGCAGCGGGCGCGGCGCTCACGGTGAGCCGACTCGAGGCCCCCAGGTCCGCGACCCCACGAGCCGCGCCCGCGCCCCAGGCGGCCGCTCCCGAGGCCTCAGGGACCGTTGCCGCGCCCCCCGCTGCGGCCCAGGTTGCCGCGAGTGAGACCTCCGGGCCCGCCGCCGCTGCGCCGGCTCCCGAGGCCCCCGCGCCAGCGACCGCGCAGGAGGCCACCGCGCCGGCGCTCGCCCCCGCGCGTCCGGCGCGCGCGCGCCCGGTGGTGCTGGACGAGACCGTCATCCGGCGCGTGGTGTCGCGCGGGCAGGCGCGCATCATGGCCTGCTTCGAGGCGCACAAGGCGGACCTCTCCGAGGACTCGGGCGAGGTGCGGGTGCAGTTCGACGTGCTGGGCTCGGGCCGGGTGGAGGCGCGCACGCTCGGGCCGCTCGCCGACACGGCCGTGGGGCGCTGCCTCGAGGAGCAGGTGCGGCACCTGCGCTTCCCGGCCCACCGCGACGAGAAGGTCACCGCGGTGCAGCCCTTCGCCTACCGCGTCACGCGCTAG
- a CDS encoding FecR family protein, producing the protein MRRSLLPLALLAALGCRARPASAPDAGTPADAGLASAWLEGLTLEGLTGEVRVLRGDAPGTPALAGPLRDGDLLQTGAAAGATVRLPDGRSVELGPAARLRVQAREGHVELEVLQGEVLSRTPAAAPDARPGGQVELALLTPQGLTRVGAGGEVQVAVRAGDSVRVEVRLGEVEFERPTGERTRARRGEVLEVTAGRLEVVAREPRVVELAPLRVTVRAEGGGGAQLRRRGEAAWRALPSAGEALAAGDALRTGSSPARLALEGSGSSLLLQGRGELAFGGASTGDALDEARVELRRGALALQLAPGRTGRLVLPELTVEGGGADGGGLQLERGAKGLTVAASAGDATLVRGEQRHSLRAGERARVPERAGDALEVEAVPAAPVALPADGAGADGAPLQVFHAGLTEVALTWAAAPPPEGVQVEVASDAAFAHPVLVGRVHAASVNVPVPARGSLYWRVRGADGAPLAQGSAHFAPEPRQRPLAQLRNEVPEGPERTTIFYQDRDKPPAVTFTWEPTPGATRYRLSVYRDGALDSPVTGTLTPLTRAALEAGALGEGRFLWSVAPLSAQGAVLRGGRMNKLELAYDNSVPALMVQAPRNGQRAGTGPVRVLGVAPVGSRVSVNGDPLRLDAKGRFDARVAPRGQPPLLLFMMSRPGAPDSLTVRRLR; encoded by the coding sequence GTGCGCCGCTCCCTCCTCCCCCTCGCGCTGCTCGCCGCCCTCGGCTGCCGGGCGCGCCCGGCCTCCGCGCCGGACGCGGGGACCCCTGCGGACGCGGGGCTCGCCAGCGCATGGCTCGAGGGGCTCACCCTGGAGGGGCTCACGGGCGAGGTCCGGGTGCTGCGCGGCGACGCCCCGGGTACCCCAGCGCTCGCGGGCCCGCTGCGGGACGGAGACCTGCTGCAGACGGGCGCCGCGGCGGGCGCCACGGTGCGCCTGCCGGACGGGCGCAGCGTGGAGCTGGGCCCCGCGGCGCGCCTGCGCGTGCAGGCGCGCGAGGGCCACGTGGAGCTGGAGGTGCTGCAGGGCGAGGTGCTCTCGCGCACGCCCGCCGCGGCGCCGGACGCACGGCCCGGCGGCCAGGTCGAGCTCGCGCTGCTCACCCCCCAGGGCCTTACCCGCGTCGGTGCGGGCGGCGAGGTGCAGGTGGCGGTGCGCGCGGGCGACAGCGTACGCGTGGAGGTGCGGCTCGGCGAGGTGGAGTTCGAGCGCCCCACGGGCGAGCGCACCCGGGCGCGCCGCGGCGAGGTGCTCGAGGTGACGGCGGGCCGCCTCGAGGTCGTAGCGCGCGAGCCGCGCGTGGTGGAGCTCGCCCCGCTGCGGGTGACGGTGCGCGCCGAGGGCGGCGGGGGCGCGCAGCTGCGGCGGCGCGGCGAGGCGGCGTGGCGCGCGCTGCCGTCGGCCGGCGAGGCGCTCGCCGCGGGAGACGCGCTGCGCACGGGCAGCAGCCCGGCGCGCCTCGCGCTCGAGGGCAGCGGCTCCTCGCTGCTCCTGCAGGGCCGCGGCGAGCTCGCCTTCGGCGGGGCCTCGACGGGCGATGCGCTGGACGAGGCTCGGGTCGAGCTGCGCCGCGGCGCGCTCGCGCTGCAGCTCGCACCGGGGCGCACCGGACGCCTCGTGCTGCCCGAGCTCACGGTGGAGGGCGGCGGCGCGGACGGCGGCGGGCTGCAGCTGGAGCGCGGCGCGAAGGGGCTCACCGTGGCGGCGAGCGCCGGCGATGCGACGCTGGTGCGCGGCGAGCAGCGCCACAGCCTGCGCGCGGGCGAGCGCGCGCGCGTCCCCGAGCGCGCGGGCGACGCCCTCGAGGTGGAGGCCGTGCCTGCGGCCCCGGTGGCGCTGCCGGCGGACGGCGCGGGCGCGGACGGAGCGCCGCTGCAGGTCTTCCACGCGGGGCTCACCGAGGTGGCCCTCACCTGGGCCGCGGCGCCGCCGCCCGAGGGCGTACAGGTGGAGGTCGCGAGCGACGCGGCCTTCGCGCACCCGGTGCTGGTGGGCCGGGTGCACGCCGCGAGCGTGAACGTGCCCGTGCCGGCGCGCGGCAGCCTCTACTGGCGGGTGCGGGGTGCGGACGGCGCGCCGCTCGCACAGGGCAGCGCCCACTTCGCGCCCGAGCCGCGGCAGCGCCCGCTCGCGCAGCTGCGCAACGAGGTGCCCGAGGGGCCCGAGCGCACCACCATCTTCTACCAGGACCGGGACAAGCCCCCGGCGGTGACCTTCACCTGGGAGCCCACGCCCGGCGCCACGCGCTACCGCCTCAGCGTCTACCGGGACGGTGCGCTCGACAGCCCGGTCACCGGCACGCTCACCCCGCTCACGCGCGCGGCGCTCGAGGCCGGAGCGCTGGGCGAGGGGCGCTTCCTCTGGTCGGTCGCCCCGCTCTCGGCGCAGGGCGCGGTGCTGCGCGGCGGGCGCATGAACAAGCTGGAGCTCGCGTACGACAACTCGGTGCCCGCCCTGATGGTGCAGGCGCCCCGCAACGGGCAGCGCGCGGGCACTGGCCCCGTGCGGGTGCTGGGCGTGGCGCCCGTGGGCAGCCGCGTGAGCGTGAACGGAGATCCGCTGCGGCTGGACGCCAAGGGGCGCTTCGATGCCCGGGTGGCCCCCAGGGGACAGCCGCCGCTGCTCCTGTTTATGATGAGCCGGCCCGGCGCACCGGACTCCCTGACGGTGCGCCGCCTGAGGTGA